From one Lycium barbarum isolate Lr01 chromosome 6, ASM1917538v2, whole genome shotgun sequence genomic stretch:
- the LOC132599338 gene encoding uncharacterized protein LOC132599338 has product MAGGRFRELLKKYGKVALGVHFSVSAASITGLYVAVKNNVDVEEMLEKIGLSKEKEVEGNDKITNLPSVDGFITEEPFNRDGDVAPVPVKKRNRTAEMAASSGGALAVALLLNKALFPVRVPITLGLTPPIARFLARRRIINNSV; this is encoded by the coding sequence ATGGCAGGTGGAAGATTCAGAGAACTATTAAAGAAATACGGAAAGGTAGCATTAGGCGTTCACTTTTCCGTTTCAGCAGCTTCAATTACAGGCCTTTATGTTGCCGTTAAAAACAACGTAGATGTTGAAGAAATGCTCGAAAAAATCGGTttatcaaaagaaaaagaagtagAAGGAAACGATAAAATTACTAATTTACCCTCAGTTGATGGATTTATCACCGAAGAACCTTTTAATCGTGACGGTGACGTGGCGCCGGTGCCGGTGAAGAAGAGGAATCGTACGGCTGAGATGGCGGCGTCGAGTGGCGGCGCGTTAGCTGTGGCGTTGTTGCTTAATAAGGCGCTTTTTCCGGTTAGGGTTCCGATAACCCTAGGTCTTACACCGCCGATTGCTAGGTTTCTTGCAAGGCGAAGAATTATCAATAACAGTGTATGA
- the LOC132599340 gene encoding probable ubiquitin-conjugating enzyme E2 23, translated as MEAGRHHDAEPTTNANEYSNLIEGDSLANGASFDPKVRSECKPGEILQNLENVSYIYRQDVVKSKTDEKIGIVTEVAGDSDSDSSLTDDEDEDEDDGEEDDDDDDGGGVHYDDDDDDGDSNTEEDRDNNEKAEETDDGNKDRSNYKNDPLIADHVRVLWMDQSESTESINNVIVVDRGFLHGDYVAAASDPTGQVGLVVDINISVDLLAHDGSMFKNVSSRDLKRVRDFTVGDYVVLGPWLGRIDDVFDNVTVMFDDGSVCKVMKADPIRLKPVGRNGLEDGHFPFYPGQRVKASSSSVFKNSRWLSGLWKANRLEGTVTKVTVGSVFIYWIASAGFGPNSSTTPAEEQNPKNLKLMSCFSHASWQLGDWCLLPSSSFALDKQLSKLQLSDSTKTVSESSQSFADCDSEVVNLEESTGNSECMENDVESSVDGNCETLEHDSLAESSTCANSLSVPKESGQESWPLHRKKIRKVVVRRDKKARKKEENFERALLIVNTRTSVDVAWQDGKIGRGLESTSLIPIESPGDHEFVAEQYVIEKAADDADDANDVRRVGVVKSVNAKERTASVRWLKLVTRAEDPKEFDKEEVVSVYELEGHPDYDYCYGDVVVRLLPVSLPAKVGAVVKSTEESENLLVPTEAKEDKQKNSRCNEAEAAPSDDTCSEFSDLSWVGNITGLRDGDIEVTWAHGMISLVGPQAIYVVDRDDDESIAAGSNVGDDAASWETIEDHEREVLGNVEEELGTTNATDISIEDDDGAMATEDSGRNGALAIPLAALGFVTRLASGIFSRGRKQTDSSSLDSRSEDEEREGALARIYTGDESWSQRSGDLDNSPRLPAAGKGEQHDTMEVTELDIIEANLKPGIGNSSDQRDNQTYSFKRFDITTGPYDHHFLGTSGQNNAGRKWLKKVQQDWNILQNNLPDGIYVRVYEDHMDLLRAVIVGAYGTPYQDGLFVFDFHLPPEYPDVPPSAYYHSGGWRINPNLYEEGKVCLSLLNTWTGRGNEVWDPSSSSILQVLVSLQGLVLNSRPYFNEAGYDKQVGTAEGEKNSLSYNENTFLLNCKTMMYLMRKSPKDFEELIREHFRMRGYYILKACDAYMKGFLIGSLRKDASVSSNNSANSNSVGFKLMLAKIVPKLFLALKEIGVECEEFKHLHQL; from the exons ATGGAAGCTGGCCGACATCATGATGCTGAGCCCACCACAAATGCAAACGAATATAGCAATTTGATAGAAGGCGATTCTTTAGCAAATGGGGCTAGCTTTGATCCAAAAGTTAGATCAGAATGCAAGCCGGGGGAGATTCTCCAGAACTTAGAGAATGTTTCCTATATATATAGACAAGATGTTGTGAAAAGCAAAACTGATGAGAAGATTGGGATAGTCACCGAGGTTGCTGGTGACTCAGATTCAGATAGCAGCTTAACTGATGATGAAGATGAGGATGAGGATGATGGAGAAGaagacgatgacgatgatgatggtggtggtgttcattatgatgatgatgatgatgatggtgattccaaCACAGAAGAGGATAGGGATAACAATGAAAAGGCTGAGGAAACTGATGATGGGAACAAAGACCGTAGTAACTATAAGAATGATCCGCTTATCGCAGACCATGTTCGAGTCCTCTGGATGGATCAGTCTGAGTCAACCGAGAGTattaataatgtcattgttgtcGACAGAGGATTTCTACATGGTGATTATGTCGCTGCAGCTTCTGATCCAACAGGTCAAGTAGGACTGGTGGTTGATATCAATATATCCGTAGATTTGTTAGCGCATGATGGATCTATGTTTAAAAATGTCTCATCTAGGGATTTGAAACGTGTTCGGGATTTTACAGTTGGTGATTATGTTGTCCTTGGCCCTTGGTTGGGTAGGATTGATGATGTTTTTGATAATGTCACTGTGATGTTTGATGATGGTTCTGTATGTAAAGTTATGAAGGCTGACCCAATACGTCTTAAACCAGTTGGTAGGAATGGCCTTGAAGATGGACATTTTCCTTTCTATCCTGGTCAGCGTGTAAAAGCAAGCTCATCATCAGTTTTCAAGAATTCCAGATGGTTATCTGGCTTGTGGAAAGCAAATAGGTTAGAAGGTACAGTAACTAAAGTTACTGTTGGTTCTGTTTTCATCTACTGGATTGCATCTGCTGGATTTGGACCCAATTCCTCCACTACTCCAGCTGAAGAACAGAATCCGAAGAACTTGAAACTGATGTCCTGCTTTTCTCATGCAAGCTGGCAACTAGGTGACTGGTGTCTTCTTCCTTCATCATCTTTTGCCTTGGACAAGCAATTGTCAAAATTACAACTTAGTGACTCCACCAAAACTGTATCAGAGTCTTCTCAATCTTTTGCAGATTGCGATTCAGAAGTTGTCAATTTGGAGGAATCAACAGGGAATAGTGAATGTATGGAAAATGATGTGGAATCTTCTGTGGATGGAAATTGTGAAACTTTAGAGCATGATTCCCTTGCAGAGTCCAGTACATGTGCTAATTCACTGTCAGTTCCCAAGGAATCAGGCCAAGAGTCATGGCCCCTTCATCGTAAAAAGATCCGCAAAGTTGTGGTTAGGAGAGATAAAAAGGCACGTAAGAAAGAGGAAAATTTTGAAAGAGCTCTTCTAATTGTGAATACTAGGACTTCTGTTGATGTTGCCTGGCAggatggaaaaataggaagaggTTTGGAATCTACATCCTTGATCCCTATTGAGAGCCCCGGAGATCATGAATTTGTTGCTGAACAGTATGTCATAGAGAAAGCTGCTGATGATGCTGACGATGCTAATGATGTTAGGCGTGTTGGGGTTGTGAAAAGTGTTAATGCAAAGGAACGTACAGCTTCTGTGAGGTGGTTAAAGCTAGTTACCAGGGCAGAGGACCCCAAGGAGTTTGACAAAGAGGAAGTGGTCAGTGTATATGAGCTTGAGGGGCATCCTGACTATGACTATTGTTACGGTGACGTTGTTGTTCGTTTGTTACCTGTTTCTCTACCAGCAAAAGTGGGTGCTGTTGTGAAATctacagaagaatcagaaaattTGTTGGTTCCAACTGAAGCCAAAGAAGATAAGCAAAAGAATTCGAGATGCAATGAAGCAGAAGCCGCTCCAAGTGATGATACTTGTTCCGAATTTTCAGATCTCTCTTGGGTTGGGAATATCACTGGACTCAGAGATGGAGACATCGAAGTCACGTGGGCTCATGGGATGATATCCCTG GTTGGGCCTCAAgcaatttatgttgttgatcgtgatgatgatgagtctatcgCGGCCGGAAGTAATGTTGGTGATGATGCAGCTAGCTGGGAAACAATTGAAGATCATGAAAGGGAGGTCCTGGGGAATGTAGAAGAG GAACTTGGAACAACAAATGCTACTGACATCAGTATTGAAGATGATGATGGTGCCATGGCCACTGAAGATTCAGGAAGGAATGGGGCTCTGGCTATTCCCCTGGCTGCACTAGGATTTGTGACCAGGCTGGCCTCTGGAATATTTTCCAGGGGCCGCAAACAGACTGATTCTTCGAGTTTAGATTCCAGAAGTGAAGATGAAGAAAGGGAGGGTGCATTGGCCAGAATATACACTGGCGATGAATCATGGTCTCAAAGGTCTGGAGACCTTGATAATTCCCCAAGGCTACCTGCTGCAGGAAAGGGAGAACAACATGACACTATGGAAGTGACAGAGTTGGACATCATTGAAGCTAACTTGAAGCCAGGAATAGGAAATTCCTCAGATCAACGTGATAACCAAACGTATAGTTTTAAACGCTTTGATATCACAACGGGTCCTTATGATCATCATTTTCTTGGTACAAGTGGCCAG AATAATGCTGGGAGGAAGTGGCTTAAGAAAGTTCAACAAGATTGGAACATCCTTCAGAATAACCTGCCAG ATGGAATATATGTACGTGTTTATGAAGATCACATGGATCTTCTAAGGGCAGTGATTGTTGGAGCATATGGGACTCCTTACCAAGATGGCTTATTCGTCTTTGATTTCCACCTTCCACCTGAGTACCCTGATGTTCCACCA TCAGCATATTATCATTCTGGTGGCTGGCGGATAAATCCAAACCTGTATGAGGAAGGGAAGGTTTGTCTCAGCCTTTTAAATACTTGGACGGGCAGAGGGAATGAGGTCTGGGATCCTTCATCCTCAAGTATACTTCAAGTCCTAGTTTCACTTCAAGGGCTAGTCTTGAATTCCAGGCCATATTTTAATGAAGCTGGTTATGACAAGCAAGTTGGGACAGCTGAAGGAGAAAAAAATTCACTATCATACAACGAAAATACCTTCTTATTGAACTGCAAGACAATGATGTATCTGATGAGGAAGTCTCCTAAG GATTTTGAAGAGCTTATCAGAGAACACTTTAGAATGCGTGGTTACTACATCCTCAAGGCCTGTGACGCTTATATGAAAGGATTCCTTATTGGCTCTCTCAGAAAAGATGCTTCCGTAAGCAGTAACAACAGCGCTAATTCAAATTCAGTTGGTTTCAAGCTAATGCTGGCTAAGATTGTACCGAAACTTTTCTTGGCTCTGAAAGAAATAGGAGTGGAGTGTGAAGAGTTCAAGCATCTCCACCAATTGTAG